Genomic window (Lutra lutra chromosome 6, mLutLut1.2, whole genome shotgun sequence):
AGGGAAGCTGTGAGGAGACCTGCCATCCCTCTTTGCCCAGGATGAGACGCTCCTGGAACGGGGGGAGCCTGCCCGACGTGCCCGCCCACAGATCCTGCTCCCACATGAACCCCACAGTAAGAACACAGGGCACTTAGAAAGGGCTCTAGattccctgcccctgctctccacCTCCGGAGGGCCCTGGGGGGCTTCTTTGGACCTCCGGTGCTCTGGGACATTGTCCTCAAAGCCCCAGcgcttcattttctccttcctgctcctcctcctcctcctcgccctGGAGCTGCAGGAGGACCCAGAGCCCGGACAgacagagggcagggaagggcaggacaCCTGCAAGTATTGAACGGGCCAGGGCTGCTGCGGCCTTTAGTGGGTAAGGCAATGAAGCTTCCTGAGCAGTGGGCTGTGATGATGGGACACACCTGTGAAGGGCTTCCTGTCATGACCAAGGGCAaggacacataaaaaaaaaaaaaaaaaaaaaaaaaacaaccccagcACGGAGGGGGGTTTCCTCTGCAGAGCATGGCAGGTGGGTCCGTCACCGTGGGGTACACATACCCCTCCAGGGAGGCCAGCAAGCAAGCCTCAGGGTCACAGTTCTCCCACATGGCTGCATGGTACTGGGTCGGGGATGCTTCTCCTTCAGGCTGATGTACTTCTTACCCCACTGCTGGGAGTAGTGAGAGCCCCTCTGGGGGCTGCTGCAGCTGCACAGAGCCAAGCCCTTCCTGGAGAGGCCTGCCACCTGCCACCGCCCACTCCCGAAGGGCTGCTGCAGGGCCTGAAGCCCCATCATTCCCTTGCCATCCTGGAGAGCCTCCTGTCCTCGGAAGTCCTCACACCCTGAGCTTCCTGTTGTCCTTGTCCTGCTTCCTGTCCTCCTAGTCCGGGCTTGTTCCCCGGGCACTTTAGGCCTGCTGTGCTCATCTCCACCTCAGAGTCTGCACACCACATGCCTGACCTGCCACATTGCATTGTTCACggggttttcttctttctgggttGTAAAGAGCCTGTGATTATAGTAGCTCTTCTAATGACAATTATTCCTTAAGATGTGCTTGATTACTGTGGTCCTTTGACAAATGCTTATGGAGTGATTATGGCAGGCTGAGAGCTGGGGAACTGGGGTGACCTGGAGAAGGAACCCCCCCCCCAGGTCCCATCCTTCTGCATCTATCTCCTCCCACCGACTCCCCTCCCCACCGATTATGTCCGAAGCTTCACTCTCtcccacccttaccaggggcatTCCCCGTACCTCCATTTCTGGAAatgactctccctctcctttctcctcggTCCCTCCAATCCCCACAGagctccccagctcccagacAGGCCTGGGCAGGAAGTCTCGGACCACTGGGCACCTCCAAAGGGTCCCCTAACTCTGTCACTCACCTTCAGCTGGACCTTTCTACTTGCGGGGAGGACATACTTGGGAACGGGAGGAAGTGGTAGATTAGAGgggaaagcagaaaggagaaatagGTTCTGGTTTCAACAGAGTTTCTTCCTGGACTTTCACAGCTTTCTACACCCTAATCCCAATGCAACAAGGAGGAAGAGGCTGGGCAAGAGTCAGCCGACAGAAGCTTCAGAATCCCCTGGAGCCTCAGCTCTGAGACTGGACGCGGCCCACATGTAGCACCTGCAGCACAAGGCTCCTGCTTACAGGCCAAgacctcctctcctcccaggccTCCCGCTGCCCCCTGGAGGACTTGGCCTCCCTCAGCTCTTCTTCCTGGACAAGTGAGAGTGGCTAGGCCAAATCCCCACCCCTGCGCCCCAGCTCCGGCTCCCTCTCCTCAGGgcttccctgctcccaccccagctcAAGAAGAGGGCCCATGGCCTGGGACGCCACATGCCTGCTGCCGCCTGTCCTGCTGGTGCTCCTGGCCTCAGGTGACgagggggccagagggagggaaaggggcaggaggagggagacgGCCAGGTGAGGTGGGCATGAGGGGGGCCATGCAGAGGGATGGCCAGGGCACCCACCTGCCAGCCCCACCGTGTCTGAGGGGTGGCTCCCTGACGTGAGAGTGTACTTTCAGGCTCGTGGGGACAGAAGCCAGAGTTGCTGCATCACCTGGAAGGGGAGTCCTTCTCTGTGAAGTGCCCGTACCAGCCCCAGAAAGGCTCAGGAGCCGTGAAATTCTGGTGCAGGTGGGACTTACCACGTACCTGTACCCCGTTAGCCACCTTGCCCCAGCACCAGGGGAAGCCTCGAAACTCCATTGAGGATAACGTCAGATGGGGCTACTTCATTGTCACCATGACCGAGCTCAGGGTTGAAGACTCTGGATCTTATTCATGTGGAATCTACAAATCCTCCAGGATATtttttcacagaaacatccaTCTGGTGGTATCTCGGGGTGAGTCCTTTCCCTTCTTTGTGTGCTTCTCAATCATCCTGAGTCACAAGATGTTACAGCTAGAAAGGACTCCAAAATAATGGTCTTCAGTGCTCTCGCAGCCAAAAATGGATACCCCTTGCCCAGAGTCACCTCTGGTTAAGGGCAGATCAGGCACCAGAACTCAGACCTGCTGGCTCCCGTGGTTCTTCCTTTCCCATCACATGCATTTCTCtgaacatttttgttgttatgaACAAGACTCATCCACTGGTTTGTAATGACTGTAAAGCCTTCTCAGGTTTGAGCAAGACTGGCTGATTGGGCCATCCCTGGGCATCCCAACTCTTGGCCCTAACCCCAGCTTTCTCTCAAAGGGTAGTGCTTGTGTTGcaggtggctgggtgggttaagAAATGTGGACAGACAGAAGCCATCTAGGGAGGCAGACACGGGACTCTGGGGACGAGACAGGGAGGTGTGGTGGCCAAGGGCTCAGAGAGCCTGTGTCCTCACCCTGGACCTGCTCCTTAGAGTCGAGAGACCTTAAGGCTCAGGTGGGAAGCTGGGCGATAGTCTTGACTGAGGCCCTGGTGTTTTTCCTGAAAATCTCAGACTTACAAAGCCCGCCTGTGTTTCCCTGTGATGGCCAGGGCTTGAATGGCATCTTCCCAGACCAACTGCCAAGCCTGCTCAGCCATCTGGTGAGCTGGGCACCCAGAGGAACCTGGTCAGCTGCTTGGTCAATCACCAACCACCCAAGCCATGGCTCACTGTCCACTCTATGTATGGCAGGGGCTGCACCCTGGAAGGGAAATCAAACATCTTGAGACTCTATCCTGTGCTGGAGGAGCCCACAGCATTCCCTGCTGATCCCTGCACCCAAGGCCGACACAGAAGTGAAGGGTTAAGTTGGTGGGTGGTAGGTGGTGTATTGGAAGCATGTTGGATGGTGGCCCAGTGAAGGGAGGGAGCAGGTTGCTGGAGAAAGCAGTGGTATGGATTCTCCTAGAGGACTCCCCAAAGGAGGTGATACCACTTGGGCCTTATGAGTGAGCAGGAATTGATCCAGAAGAGacaaaagtggggtggggggtgggagggacgcATTTTCAGTTGAGAGTGCATAACATGGTCAAgaacaatgaaaacagaaaagactgtAGTATATCCAATATACCAGTGACAGTGTGATCCTAACCTAAAGCCTCTCACACTGGAGCACTTGACTGAGAGGGAAATCCCACACAGAGTAACTCCCGCGTAGAGGGCCTGGTGCAGGGCATGAGGCATGGTGCTTCTCAGAGTCCTCACCTGGCCCAGGGCCCTGTGTGGGCTCCTCCTTTCCAGGGCCAAGGACTAGCAATGGGGAGCATGGAAATTGGGGCAAACACATGGGAGTGCTCCCCTCATTGTCATCTCTTACAGTTTCAACCCTGCGTACTGCCAGGAGCACCAGTGGGACCACAGCCTGGACCTCTGCCACAAGCCCTGTCACTGACAGGTActtcctccccatcttccctgcCCTCCACTTCCTCCCACCCATGGCCAGCTGTGGCGAATGCCTCCAGCTGCCACATCCCCACCGCTATCTGGCTCTCAGGGGATGAAATGGGAGTCACACCATTTGTACCAGGTGGCTTTGCCtctttaaacctcagttttctcatctgcagaatggggccAATGACATCCTCACGTTACAGCAGGTACCTGCTTGCCTTTGGCATGTCAACATTTGGTGTGAGGGTGTCCTGTGCACTGCAGGCTATTTGGCAACATCCCTGACCCCTACCCATTAGATAGCAGCAGTGCCAATCTCCCCCTGGATCACCCAGTTGCGACAACAAAATCCAAgcgtctccagatattgccaagcTTGCCTTGGGAGACACAAGCAACACCAGTTGACAACCACTGCTGTACAGAGGGCTGTGAAGATGAGGTAGAATTGGGTCTGACTCAATGCCAGACATGTGACCAGGGCtgcctcatttctctctcccctcttccagcCCTTCTTTATCCCAAAGCTGCCGGGGTCCCGGGAAAGGGTGCACTTTGTAGTTACTACAGTCCATGGCCTGATTTCCTGTCATCCTGCCTGATGGTTCCTAGGCCCCAGCCCCCAGGAGTGACCCGACAGCTGTTTTTCTTCCGGcctccaccctcccctgccttctgcccaccCACCATCACTGTGATGGGAGCCCAGGGTTCTCAGAAATCCTGGTTCCTTGCTTCAAGGCGCTATACCCAGAAGCTGCGTGGTGCTGGTCATGGAGCATAGAGGGGTCCTTACAGCAACTGCCACCCAGGCTTAGGGCTTCAACCCTTGACATCCCAGACACCTTCCCTGGGAGCCTGCTGCAGTGTAAGGAAGCCTATCTTAGTGTTCTGCCTTTGACCTAAGACAGGTCTTGTTcaaaagcatttattatgtgGCAGCACTGTTGGTCACAGGGCACCAACTGAGCCCATCTCATGGGCAGGGGTGAGGAACTGGGACCAAGAATAGTTAAGAGCAGGATGTGGGAGGGGTGAGTACAGACCCTGCAATGAGGTTCAAGTTAGGGGACAGCAgccagaaagggaaaaggaggaaagacattcccgtttcacagaggaagaaacaagcCCAGATGTGGCTAGACATGGCCAGACGTGGCTGGATGTAGCTGGACGTGGCTGGATGTGGCTGGACGTGGCTGGACATGCATGGCTTATGGGGCAGAGCCCTTGACCACGGCCAGCTCAACAGGAGGGTCAGTCGCGATCAcccaggtggggagagggatgcCTTCTGGGCAGAAGGTTGGCTCCCACTTGCCTCACCTGGCTGGTCATTTGTTATTCCAAAGCCCTCAGGGCAACTGGCAGCTCATCGTTCCCAGCTCTATGTTGGGTGTCCTGCTGGTGCTAGTGCTCATCCTCCTCGTGATCCTGTCCTTCAGGAAAGCCCGCAGAAGCGCAACAAAAGGTAAACCCCAGTGCTGGCTCCAAGTAGACCACGGAGGGCTTAGCCATGATGTTCCCATGCCCACGAGCCTAAAGACTGGCTTCTCATGCCCATTTGAccaacagggaaactgaggcttgtgTGGTGAGTTGTCAGGATCGCTGTGTTCTCTTGCTTTgtcagagcagcaggtggggtcATTCTCCTCAAAGGCTCAAGGTCAGCCCCTTCCAAACCTTATTCACCAAAAACTGGGTATTCTAGTATCCACTGGGGAGTGTATATTTTGCCCTCTTCTTATAGGTAAGGATTTTTAAACAAACTTATCTGGAAAACTTTTTtattgtgtgtttatatgtgttttaagattttatttatttatttgacagagagagagagatagtgagagcgagtacacaaacaaggggagcagcaggcagaggggaagcaggctccctgctgagcagggagtctgatgcggtctcaatccctggaccccgggatcatgatctgagccaaaagcagatgcttaaccgactgagctacccaggcaccacaagagtatttttttaaattgtcactattgttttaaaattttgtcttcctAAAAgcattaaaggatttttttaaaagattttatttatttatttgacagacagagagcacaggtgggcagagaggcagccagagacagagagagggggaagcaggctccccgctgagcagagagcttgatgcagggcttgattccaggaccctgggatcatgacctgagctgaaggcagaggctttaacccactgagccacccaggcgccccgttaaaggattttttaatgtttaagttGCAAGTTTTTTTTAGCATTAATCACATGTAAAATCACCAGCATTTTGTGCAAGGCTTATCAGATTAGTGCCTTTTGATGATTCCGgccttgttttttggtttgtttagcACATACTGCATATTTATTAATCATATAATCCAGTGATGTGTGTGGTGACAACTTTTTTGAAATGTGGAAGTGGGCCAGCGCTATGTTGAACCTTAATGACTTTAATTTTTCGagctatcaaaatcctaaagtaGTAATGGgttgtaaaattttatatacatatttttcaaattatgtaaAGTAAACTTAGTGGGTCACAATACTATTTTCATAAactaaaatagaaaagcaaaatatcacattggaaggataaatattttttcattggacttttattttaggagagagagtgtgtgtatgagtctgtgtgtttgtatatgtagaaataagataaaatgtttcTCATTGCGGTTCTTGGTTCAAAATTTTGAAAGACATCATAGATAACTTCACCAGCAAATAGATTATacttaaatggatttttaaatttggaacTTTCAGTGACTGGGATTGATTCAGCTTTACCAGTTTTATGCAAATTTGCCGTATGCCGCCAGTCTGATTTGCCCCTTGGCACCAAGGTCTGACCCCTGTGCTGGCCATTAGTGAGCCCCCCGGGGCAGGGTGGGATTTCCAGACCCAGCCCTGGTCCCTCAGCCCAGTGGGGACCTCCGGCGCCCCTGCCTTCCCAGAGGAATGGGACCTGCGGAGAGGTCCCTGCCCCAAACTGGACTCTTTCCTTCACAGGTGAGGACAAATCCCACCACATCTATAACAACATCTCAGTCCAGAAGGAACAGAGCACTGGGCATAGGAAGGACCTCTCACCAAGGCAGAGGCGATCTCAACTTTCCTGGGTATCTTGTTtgtcagtgttttttgtttggtggtggttgttgttttccAGCTTCCCAGCTTGTATTTACTTGTAGTTTCTGTTCACTCTGCACCAGGGCTCACTCATGACTCTTCACGCTCCTGTTGCCTCATCTACATGCACCCTTGGCCCCATCCTTCCCAATTCAAACCACTTAGAAAGAGAAGTTGACTCCCCAGCTTTTGATCTTCACCCCCACAGGAGTCAACTGTTAATAGGGGGCCCCTCTCATGGCGTGGCTGCCACCAGTCCAGTCAGCTAGGGGGACGGGGGTCACATGGTAAAAACACGACTCCCTAGGTGCTCTCTCATCAGGAACTAGGGACCGGTCTGTTGCTGTTGGGTAGGCCTGTCTTGTCTAAAGATCTAAAACTCTTGAAATCACAGAATTGCAGGATTGGGAGGATTTAAAGTCATCTGCTACAACCCTCTGTAATGCTGGGATCAACTCTACAAATGGCATCCCTACCAATTGCTCTTCTAGCTCAGTGCTCTTCAAACAAGTGTGGATAGAAAACTCCTAGAGAACTTGTGCAAACAGAATTTCCTGGACACCACCCCCAGAGACTGCCTTCCTAGAGCTTAGGTGGACCCTGAGATTTTATCAAGCTGCTAGGTGATGCCAGTGCTATTGGTCCACGGGTCACACCCTATGTTGTCTTCCTtagcctattctttttttttttttttttgtaagattttatttatttatttgacagacagagatcacaagtaggcagagactcaggcagagagaggaggaagcaggctccctgctgagcagagagcccaatgcggggctgcgtcccaggaccctgggatcatgacctgagccgaaggcagaggctttaacccactgagccacccaggcgccccttccttagCCTATTCTTAAACATCTTTAGTGACAGTGACTTTGCTGCCTTTAGCCATTCCCAGAGGCTCTGCAGGGTCCATACTCTGTTCCACACCTTATCACTGTCTCTGTCCTCCACCCTGCTCAGGGCAGCCCTGGGGCCACGGACCATGCCCAGCTATGATCTGTACATTGAATGTCTGTCTCCTTTGATTCCTAGGGCTCCGATCAACAGAAGGGCTCTGATGAAGACACTGGGGCCATCTGCTATGCCTCACTTATCCACCTGAATCAATTCGGCCCCGAGGACTCCATCTACGTCAACACTCAGCCCAAACTGAAACCCATGCCTGATCCCTTTCTGACTGTAGAATATGCCTGCATCCCTGGAACCAGACGCCAGCCCACCAAGTCAACTGCCCTGGATAGGGAGCTCAAGAGCTAAGGATAGACTTCACTGAGCAGTGAGCACTTAGCAAGTACTTGTGAGGCATAGGGCTGCTCTGCCAATGATGGGCGGGGGGAGGACTTCAGCATGGCAAAGATGGTCCCAAACCAGCAAAAGATCATTGCTTCCTACAAGGGcaatgaggagggaggaggaaaggaaagtcGTTATCATTCAAAGGGGAGAAGCTTTGAGTGTGAAGGCTGTGATGGGTAGGCTCTGGGGCCTATAGAAGGGGTCTCTAGACacctgcctgctcccctccccagggtctGGGAGGAGGGATACTGGAGTAGAGTCCAGTTAAATAGGATCTGGACACCAGTGCTCCAAGCCACCCAATCTTCTCCACACTCTGTGACCCTCACTTCCTTCCTGACCAGGGCTTATGAAATCCTGACATGCTGTGCAAGTTCCTCTTTGGTGATCTCCTCATGACAGCCCCTGCCCAACTCTCTCTGAGGGCCACTAAGTTCTATCTCTCCATCCcagctcctcctctccttcctgaccTTCTGATTTTGATTCTCACAAATGACCCTGACAGGACGGGCAGTGCCTGCTGCTCAGCGGTCTTCCTTAACCCTTGGCCTTGCCAGTCAAGGTGGGGCGTGGGAATTTCCTTCCCCGTGGTGGCCCCTGCAGCTCCACCAGAACTGATCTGGGTTCCTCTGCCTTCCACAGAAGCTATCATGTATTCTACTAGCTGCACCTCAAGGACAGCAGGCTGAGGGTTACCTCCTGTTTTGCCCTAGTGCCCTTGCACAGGGCTATTATGGGGACAGAGCCCCCTTCTTTATTAGGCACTCCCAAGGAGTGACTCTGAACTGTGGAAACTCCAGgtcatgggggcagggggtggggtccTACCACGTCATGGAAAAGATTGCTTGACTGCTGATACATCACTTCTCAAGGATAACATTTAAAGATCATCGAATCTAACTGCCAGTGAGTCCAACTGCAAAATCCCAGTGAGTCATGCAGTATCTGCCTCAATCTCTCCAAGGACAGGGAATTTACCACCTCTTGCTCAAGCAGCTTGTTtgtgaatgtttttttttgtctttcagcttGCCCTCAATTACAGGGAAAGGTCAGCTTGCCTACAGGATGGGACCTGAGGGTCAGGCTGCTTCACGGCCAGAAAGGTAGAGGGGTTGGAGAGGTGAAGAGTGGGGGGCGGTCTGAGGTTTGGCAGGCTGGGTGCAAGGGAAAGGTCTTCCTCAGGGAGGAAGGCAAGCTAAGCACTTGTCACTTGGGACATCCCAGGCTCCCTGTGCCGAGGATGTGGTTCTATCCTCAGTCTGTGGTTGCATGAGGACACTCAGGAACAACCCCAAGTTGAAGGAGGTGGAGAGCAGGATGCTCTGAGCATCACTTTAGCCCTCCAGGTCTCTGCTCTGCCCTTCCAACTCTTATTTCTGACTCCTAGAGACTGGGCAActactgcaccctgacctcccacCCTATCTAGCCTTTCTCTGAGAAGGTCATTGGCACTGACCTGTGGACTTATTTGACCTCTGGTCCTCCATGGTTCTAGGCTCCTAACAGTGCCTCTTGG
Coding sequences:
- the LOC125102776 gene encoding trem-like transcript 4 protein isoform X1, producing MAWDATCLLPPVLLVLLASGSWGQKPELLHHLEGESFSVKCPYQPQKGSGAVKFWCRWDLPRTCTPLATLPQHQGKPRNSIEDNVRWGYFIVTMTELRVEDSGSYSCGIYKSSRIFFHRNIHLVVSRVSTLRTARSTSGTTAWTSATSPVTDSPQGNWQLIVPSSMLGVLLVLVLILLVILSFRKARRSATKGEDKSHHIYNNISVQKEQSTGHRKDLSPRQRRSQLSWGSDQQKGSDEDTGAICYASLIHLNQFGPEDSIYVNTQPKLKPMPDPFLTVEYACIPGTRRQPTKSTALDRELKS
- the LOC125102776 gene encoding trem-like transcript 4 protein isoform X3, which translates into the protein MAWDATCLLPPVLLVLLASGSWGQKPELLHHLEGESFSVKCPYQPQKGSGAVKFWCRWDLPRTCTPLATLPQHQGKPRNSIEDNVRWGYFIVTMTELRVEDSGSYSCGIYKSSRIFFHRNIHLVVSRVSTLRTARSTSGTTAWTSATSPVTDSPQGNWQLIVPSSMLGVLLVLVLILLVILSFRKARRSATKVTGIDSALPVLCKFAVCRQSDLPLGTKVRTNPTTSITTSQSRRNRALGIGRTSHQGRGDLNFPGYLVWLRSTEGL
- the LOC125102776 gene encoding uncharacterized protein LOC125102776 isoform X4; protein product: MAWDATCLLPPVLLVLLASATLPQHQGKPRNSIEDNVRWGYFIVTMTELRVEDSGSYSCGIYKSSRIFFHRNIHLVVSRVSTLRTARSTSGTTAWTSATSPVTDSPQGNWQLIVPSSMLGVLLVLVLILLVILSFRKARRSATKGEDKSHHIYNNISVQKEQSTGHRKDLSPRQRRSQLSWGSDQQKGSDEDTGAICYASLIHLNQFGPEDSIYVNTQPKLKPMPDPFLTVEYACIPGTRRQPTKSTALDRELKS
- the LOC125102776 gene encoding trem-like transcript 4 protein isoform X2; this encodes MAWDATCLLPPVLLVLLASGSWGQKPELLHHLEGESFSVKCPYQPQKGSGAVKFWCRWDLPRTCTPLATLPQHQGKPRNSIEDNVRWGYFIVTMTELRVEDSGSYSCGIYKSSRIFFHRNIHLVVSRVSTLRTARSTSGTTAWTSATSPVTDSPQGNWQLIVPSSMLGVLLVLVLILLVILSFRKARRSATKVTGIDSALPVLCKFAVCRQSDLPLGTKVRTNPTTSITTSQSRRNRALGIGRTSHQGRGDLNFPGAPINRRALMKTLGPSAMPHLST
- the LOC125102776 gene encoding trem-like transcript 4 protein isoform X5, whose amino-acid sequence is MAWDATCLLPPVLLVLLASGSWGQKPELLHHLEGESFSVKCPYQPQKGSGAVKFWCRWDLPRTCTPLATLPQHQGKPRNSIEDNVRWGYFIVTMTELRVEDSGSYSCGIYKSSRIFFHRNIHLVVSRVSTLRTARSTSGTTAWTSATSPVTDSPQGNWQLIVPSSMLGVLLVLVLILLVILSFRKARRSATKGEDKSHHIYNNISVQKEQSTGHRKDLSPRQRRSQLSWVSCLAPINRRALMKTLGPSAMPHLST